The Microterricola viridarii genome segment GCGTGCCCGGCGCGAGCGTCGTGGTGGGGGCGGGTGTTGGGGCGGGTGTGGGTGCGGCATGCGCGCCAGTTCCGCACAGCGCGAGCGTCGTGGCGGTGACGAGGGTGGCGCCGACCGCGAGGAAGGGTCGTCTGCGGGGATGCCCGCGTTGACCCCACGCGCCCCTACCCGGCGGGCGCACGGGCGGTGAGCGCGTCGAGTGCGCGGCGCAGGGCGGTGCTGGAGGTGGTCATCGTGTACGGAAAGTAGACAACCTCCACGCCCACATCGGCGAAGGCGAGCTCGAGCGCGTGGCCCCGCTCCGTTCCTTTCCAGTCGTCTCCCTTGAAATAGATGTCGAAGCCCACGCGCTGCCAGGTCTCGAGCTTGTCGACGGCCGTTTCAGCCACGGCCTCGTCGACGTATGAGATGTGCCTCACGATCTCCAGCCGTTCCCCCAGCGGCACGACAGGGCGGGTTCCGCGCGTGTGCTGGAGTACCTCGTCTGAGACCACGCCGGCGATCAGGTAGTCGCATTGGCTCTTCGCGTGCCTGAGGATGTTCAGGTGGCCGACGTGGAACAGGTCGAAGGCCCCGCCGGCATATCCGACGCGATGACGGATTCGCTCGCCGCCAATTGTGTGCTCCATCAGTACGCCCCCTTGGGATTGGCGATCGTCTTGAACGTGCGCCAGATGATCATGACGTCGCCGGTCAGCGACCAGTTCTCTACGTAGTACAGGTCGAGACGGACGCTCTCCTCCCAGCTGAGGTCTGAACGCCCGCTGATCTGCCACAGGCCCGTGATCCCGGGCTTGATGAACAGTCGGCGGTGCACGCTGCCCTCGTAGGACTCCACCTCTGTCGCCAGCGGCGGTCGGGGCCCGACGACGCTCATATCGCCGATCAGGGCATTCCAGATCTGCGGCAGCTCGTCCAGCGAGTACTTGCGCAGCACACGCCCGGCACGGGTGACCCGCGGGTCGTTGCGCAGTTTGAACAGCACCCCCGCGCCCTCGTTCTTGTCGAGCAGGCCTGCGAGGTCGTCCTCGGCGGTCTGCACCATGGAACGAAACTTCAGCATCTGGAAGCTGCGCCCGTTGCGGCCGCAGCGTTCCTGTCTGAACAGCACCGGGCCAGGGCTGTCGAGTTTGATCACGGCCCCAATCGCGAGCATCAGCGGGAACAGCACGATGAGCGCGATCGCCGCGAGCGTGACATCCAGCGTGCGCTTGAGGATGTGCTTGCCGCCCTCGAAGCTCGGGATCTCCACGTGGATGAGGGGGAGGCCCTCGACCGGGCGGAAGTGGATGCGGGGGCCGGCGACATCGGTCAGCCGGGAGGAGAGAACCAGCTCCGCCGCTGTTCCCTCCAGGTCCCAGCCGAGCTTCCGGATGAAATCGCTCCCGCCGTCGGGCTGGCCCGCCACGATGACGGTGTCCGCGGCGACGAGCTCGGCCGCCTCCGCAATCCCGTTGAGGTCGGAGATGACCGGAATGCTCTGTGTGCCGACATCCAGATACTCGCTTGTGCCGTCTTGAAGCGAGACCCCGACGACGTGGTAGGCGGCGCCGGACTTCGACTCGATCTGCGCGATGACGTAGCTGACGTCTTCGCGGGTGCCGATGACGACGGCGCGGGCCAGGTAGTGCCCGAACTCCCGCTGGTGCAGCAGCCACTTGCGCCACAGCCACCGGTCGAGCACGAGAGCGGCAAGGCCGATCGGCAGTGCGATGACGAAGTAGCCGCGTGCGACATCGACCTGGAGCACGAGGAAGGTGATCGCCAGGAGGCCGAATGCGAGCGCGCTGGCGTTGACGACCCGCTTGTACTCGACCACCCCGACCCCGACCACGTGGGGGTCTCTGGTGCGGAAGACAGCCAGCGTCAGCAGCCAGGCGCCGATGACGAGCGAGGCCACCACCGCATACTCGGTGAGCAACAGGTTCGGGCTGCTGCTCGACTCGTTCGAGGCAAGCCCGACGTAGCTCACGGCTGTGACGACCGAGAGCACGACGCCGAGATC includes the following:
- a CDS encoding adenylyltransferase/cytidyltransferase family protein; the encoded protein is MEHTIGGERIRHRVGYAGGAFDLFHVGHLNILRHAKSQCDYLIAGVVSDEVLQHTRGTRPVVPLGERLEIVRHISYVDEAVAETAVDKLETWQRVGFDIYFKGDDWKGTERGHALELAFADVGVEVVYFPYTMTTSSTALRRALDALTARAPAG
- a CDS encoding sugar transferase — encoded protein: MSEPRHLDPGLPRPRRRLELVGMPAAQPAVAADSPASGLRWARLYRDRLRLTDLGVVLSVVTAVSYVGLASNESSSSPNLLLTEYAVVASLVIGAWLLTLAVFRTRDPHVVGVGVVEYKRVVNASALAFGLLAITFLVLQVDVARGYFVIALPIGLAALVLDRWLWRKWLLHQREFGHYLARAVVIGTREDVSYVIAQIESKSGAAYHVVGVSLQDGTSEYLDVGTQSIPVISDLNGIAEAAELVAADTVIVAGQPDGGSDFIRKLGWDLEGTAAELVLSSRLTDVAGPRIHFRPVEGLPLIHVEIPSFEGGKHILKRTLDVTLAAIALIVLFPLMLAIGAVIKLDSPGPVLFRQERCGRNGRSFQMLKFRSMVQTAEDDLAGLLDKNEGAGVLFKLRNDPRVTRAGRVLRKYSLDELPQIWNALIGDMSVVGPRPPLATEVESYEGSVHRRLFIKPGITGLWQISGRSDLSWEESVRLDLYYVENWSLTGDVMIIWRTFKTIANPKGAY